One window of Flavobacteriales bacterium genomic DNA carries:
- a CDS encoding type IX secretion system membrane protein PorP/SprF, with protein sequence MRRLLILLMLSATAVQSQQLPMFSQYISNDFILNPAVAGSKPYFPIKISSRTQWSSFGSIAPQTNILSYHMPVAFDEIGVGAIIMQDQTGPYSHLSVNLAFAYHLQLENDNDTRLSLGLSGQLSQHSLKMDELEFNNPDPEFQGGKYSKIVPDANVGAYLYSENYFLSVAAHQLFESTFKEAISPIFGDNDEVRHYYANAGYIFNVYYDLQIEPSVLVKGTEVGPVQVDFNTRFLFNNSYWAGLSLRSSQALVVIAGVRAGSMNLSYSYDYGISSISTFSSGSHEICLGFNINDKRNRRHSYYW encoded by the coding sequence ATGAGACGACTACTAATTTTATTGATGTTATCTGCTACAGCTGTCCAATCGCAGCAGTTGCCGATGTTTAGTCAATATATCTCTAATGATTTTATTCTTAATCCAGCAGTTGCGGGTTCAAAACCGTATTTTCCTATCAAAATTAGCTCGAGGACTCAATGGTCTTCTTTCGGCTCAATAGCTCCTCAAACAAACATATTAAGTTATCATATGCCTGTAGCTTTTGATGAAATTGGTGTTGGTGCAATTATCATGCAAGACCAGACAGGACCATACAGTCATTTGTCAGTAAACCTAGCGTTTGCTTATCATTTACAGCTAGAGAATGATAATGACACTCGACTTTCATTAGGCTTAAGCGGTCAGTTGAGCCAACATAGCTTAAAAATGGATGAGCTTGAATTTAACAACCCAGACCCAGAGTTTCAAGGCGGAAAGTATTCTAAGATAGTGCCAGATGCTAATGTGGGGGCGTATTTGTATTCAGAAAATTACTTTTTATCCGTTGCTGCTCATCAATTATTTGAATCTACTTTTAAGGAAGCAATATCTCCAATATTTGGCGATAACGATGAGGTCAGGCACTATTATGCCAATGCAGGATATATCTTTAATGTGTACTACGATTTACAGATAGAACCTTCTGTTTTAGTTAAAGGTACGGAAGTCGGTCCTGTACAAGTTGATTTTAACACTCGCTTTCTATTTAACAACTCCTATTGGGCGGGCTTATCACTTAGAAGCTCACAAGCCTTAGTTGTCATAGCCGGTGTAAGAGCAGGCTCAATGAATTTATCGTATTCCTATGATTACGGCATTAGTTCAATTAGCACTTTTTCTTCTGGTTCACATGAAATCTGTTTAGGCTTCAATATAAACGATAAGCGAAACAGACGCCATTCTTACTACTGGTAA
- a CDS encoding FAD-binding oxidoreductase has protein sequence MKKVDFLIIGQGIAGTLLAHDLLEKEYSIAIIDKNFRASASRVAAGIINPVGMKRCIPSFNVHNFLPKAIERYQELEKKLGTSFFHLKPILRLFSNEEVKHQWQVKYSNTDMQEYIQAFHKAKHSSPLKDDFGSASISPSGYLDTNVFLDSSRAYFKTTCNLLEEEFDFSAFITENNTYKDIEAKTIIFCEGFRVMHNPLFSKLPITPTKGEVLTIRIPEVDHFDSIISKGVYILPLGNHFYTVGATYNHTDFTDELTREGQEFLRTKLQEILEVDFEVVTSEAGVRPTVKDRRFLIGLHPKYDRIGVFNGLGTRGVLQGPLLSYDFSVFLTQPKHDVQNAENQRIRRFLS, from the coding sequence ATGAAAAAGGTCGACTTCTTAATAATAGGTCAGGGTATTGCTGGCACGCTTTTAGCTCACGACCTTTTAGAAAAAGAATATTCTATTGCAATTATTGATAAAAACTTTAGAGCTTCCGCTAGCCGAGTTGCTGCAGGAATTATCAATCCTGTAGGGATGAAACGCTGTATCCCCTCATTTAATGTTCATAATTTTTTACCTAAGGCGATTGAACGTTATCAGGAGCTGGAGAAAAAGCTAGGCACCTCCTTTTTTCATTTAAAGCCTATCCTGAGGTTGTTTTCGAATGAGGAGGTCAAACACCAATGGCAAGTTAAATATAGCAATACGGATATGCAGGAGTATATTCAGGCTTTCCATAAGGCTAAGCATTCTAGCCCTTTAAAAGATGATTTTGGTTCTGCTAGCATAAGCCCCTCTGGATACCTTGATACTAATGTGTTTTTGGATTCATCACGAGCATACTTTAAAACAACCTGCAATTTGCTAGAAGAGGAGTTTGATTTTTCTGCTTTTATAACTGAAAATAACACCTATAAAGATATTGAAGCTAAAACCATTATTTTCTGTGAAGGCTTTAGGGTAATGCATAACCCTTTGTTTAGTAAACTGCCGATTACACCTACAAAAGGAGAGGTTTTGACTATACGCATACCAGAAGTTGATCATTTTGATAGTATAATAAGTAAGGGTGTGTACATTCTTCCTCTAGGAAATCACTTTTATACGGTAGGAGCGACCTATAATCACACAGATTTTACAGATGAGCTTACTAGGGAGGGACAAGAGTTCCTTAGGACTAAGTTGCAAGAGATCTTAGAGGTGGATTTTGAGGTAGTTACTAGTGAAGCGGGGGTTCGTCCAACGGTAAAAGATCGTCGATTTTTGATAGGTTTGCACCCAAAATACGACAGAATTGGCGTATTTAATGGTCTTGGCACTAGAGGAGTACTCCAGGGACCCTTATTATCGTATGATTTTAGTGTCTTTTTGACACAACCAAAACATGATGTTCAAAATGCTGAAAATCAACGAATTAGAAGATTTTTGTCCTAA